The sequence below is a genomic window from Streptomyces sp. B21-105.
ACGGGGGGCGTGGCCATACCGTCCAGCGTGACCGTGCGCCCGTGCGAGGGGCGCCCTCCGCACGCGACTTGATACCGATTCATGTCATGGAGCGCATGATTCCGGCGTATCGCGCGCGGAGGTCGACCAGGCGAGGAAAGTCCGGCGGCACGCGCGTGTGTGGCTGCTCGACGCACACACGCGCGTACGCGGTTCAGCCCCGGGCGCCCAGCAAGTGGTCCATGGCGAGCTGGTCGAGCTGCTCGAAGGCCATGCCGCGGGCGGCGGCCGCCTCGGGGTCGAAGTCCTCGAAGGCGGTGCGGTCGGCGAGCAGGCTCTCCAGGCCGTCGGCGGCGGTGGCCTGGGCCAGCTCGTCGAGGCGCGAGGCACGCAGGGCCTCCTGGACCTCCGGGTCGCCACGGAAGGCGGCCGCGCGCTCCTTGAGGATCAGGTAGTTGCGCATGCAGCCCGCCGCCGACGCCCACACGCCGTCGAGGTCCTCGGTGCGCGGCGGCTTGAAGTCGAAGTGCTTCGGGCCCGCGTAACCGGCGCTCTCCAGCAGGTCGACCAGCCAGAACGCGGAACGCAGGTCGCCGGCGCCGAATCGCAGGTCCTGGTCGTACTTGATGCCGGACTGGCCGTTGAGGTCGATGTGGAAGAGCTTGCCCGCCCACAGCGCCTGCGCGATGCCGTGCGGAAAGTTCAGCCCGGCCATCTGCTCGTGGCCGACCTCCGGGTTGACGCCGTACAACTCCGGACGCTCCAGGCGCTCGATGAACGCCAGGGCGTGGCCGACGGTGGGCAGCAGGATGTCGCCGCGCGGCTCGTTCGGCTTGGGCTCGATGGCGAACTTCAGGTCGTAACCCTGCGCGGTCACGTACTCGCCGAGGAGGTCGAAGGCCTCCTTCATGCGGTCGAGCGCCACACGGACGTCCTTGGCGGCCCCGGACTCCGCACCCTCACGGCCGCCCCAGGCGACGTAGATCTTCGCGCCGAGCTCGGCGGCCAGGTCGATGTTGCGGATCGTCTTGCGCAGGGCGTACCGGCGCACGTCGCGGTCGTTCGCGGTGAACGCGCCGTCCTTGAAGACGGGGTGCGTGAAGAGGTTGGTGGTGGCCATCGGCACGGTCATGCCGGTGGTGTCCAGGGCCTGACGGAAGCGCTTGATGTGCTCCTCGCGCTCACTGTCGGAAGATCCGAACGGGATGAGGTCGTCGTCGTGGAACGTCACGCCGTAGGCGCCCAGGTCGGCCAGGCGCGTCACCGTCTCGACCGGGTCGAGGGCACGCCGCGTGGCGTCGCCGAAGGGGTCCCTTCCCTGCCAGCCGACGGTCCACAGGCCGAAGGTGAACCTGTCGTCGGGGGTGGGCTGGTAGCTCATGCCGGGCTCCTTGCTTGAAGTCTGTCGTGCGGGGGTGGTGGCGAACTATTTCGTCATGGCCGTTTACAAATTAGTATGCGGACGCATCTCTGGGAAGACAGATCCCGCGGAGCCGCGGAAAAACTTGAGGGAGAACCCGATGTCAGCAGCCGAGGGTCCGCTCGTCGTCGGCGTGGACACGTCCACCCAGTCCACGAAGGTCCTGGTCGTCGACGCCGCCACCGGAGCCGTTGTCTCAAGCGGCCAGGCGCCGCACACCGTGTCCTCGGGGGCGGGCCGCGAAAGCGACCCGCGCCAGTGGTGGGACGCCCTGCGCGAGGCGCTGCACCAGTGCGGCGACGCGGCGCGCGAGGCCGCTGCCGTGTCGATCGGCGGCCAGCAGCACGGACTCGTCACGCTGGACGAGCTCGGGGAGCCGGTGCGCCCGGCGCTGCTGTGGAACGACGTCCGTTCGGCTCCGCAGGCCCGCCGCCTGACCGAGGAGCTGGGCGGCGCGAAGTTCTGGGCGGAGCGCACCGGATCCGTGCCGGCGGCCTCCTTCACGGTGACGAAGTGGGCGTGGCTGGCGGAGAACGAGCCGGAGGCGCTGCGTGCGACCCGGTCCGTACGTCTCCCCCACGACTACCTCACCGAGCGCCTGACGGGCGAGGGGACCACCGACCGCGGCGACGCCTCGGGCACCGGCTGGTGGGCTTCGGGGACCGAGGCGTACGACGAGGAGATCCTCGCCCATGTGGGACTCGACCCGGCCCTGCTGCCCCGCGTGGTACGGCCCGGGGAGGTCGCGGGCACCGTGCGCGACAGCCACGACCTGCCGTTCGCCAAGGGAACGCTGGTCGCCGCGGGCACCGGGGACAACGCGGCGGCGGCGCTCGGCCTCGGGCTGCGGCCCGGCACGCCCGTGCTGAGCCTCGGCACCTCGGGCACGGTGTACGCGGTGGCCAAGCGCCGCCCCACCGACCCCACGGGCACCGTGGCGGGCTTCGCCGACGCCCACGGCGACTGGCTGCCCCTGGCCTGCACCCTGAACTGCACCCTCGCCGTAGACCGCGTCGCCGCTCTGTTGGGCCTGGACCGCGAGGCGGTGGAGCCCACCGCGCACCTCACGCTCCTGCCCTACCTGGACGGGGAGCGCACCCCGAACCTGCCGAACGCCTCGGGCGTGCTGCACGGCCTGCGTCACGACACGACCGCCGGCGAGCTGCTCCAGGCCGCCTACGACGGCGCCGTGCACTCCCTGCTCGGCGCGCTCGACCTCGTCCTCGACGAGGACGCGGACCGCTCGGCGCCCCTGCTGCTGATCGGCGGGGGCGCCCGGGGCACGGCCTGGCAGCAGACCGTGCGCCGGCTGTCGGGGCGGCCGGTCCAGGTTCCCGAGGCGAAGGAACTCGTCGCGCTGGGGGCCGCGGCGCAGGCGGCGGGCCTGCTGACCGGCGAGGACCCGGCCGCCGTCGCCCGTCGCTGGAACACCGCCCGGGGTCCGGTCCTCGACGCCGTCGAGCGGGACGAGGCGGCGCTGACGAGAATCGCCGGGGTACTCTCCGACGCGTCCCCGCTGCTGGAGCGGAGCGCACCCGCCCACTGACCGTCGAGGAACCGACCCGGGTCCGACAACCCGGCGACCCGGCGTCCGCAATTCGACCAGCCAGCCCATCGACGAATCGACGACGAATCGACGGAGGCATGACCGCACCGCTGCACGAGGCCCGGCCGGCAGGCCCGGGGCGCGCGACTCCCGACACCCAGCAGGGCATGCGTCGCCGCAACCTGGCCCGGGTGATGCACGCCGTCCGTGCCGAGGGTTCGCTCTCGCGGGCCGCGGTCGCCTCACGGATCGGTCTGACCAGGGCGGCGGTGTCGACCCTCGTCGACGAACTCATACGCACCGGACTCCTCGAGGAACTCGGTCCCGAACGCCCCGGCCGGGTGGGCCGACCCGGTTCGGCGCTCGCGGTCAGCGGGCGCGGTCCCGCGGGCATAGGCGCCGAGATCGGCGTCGACCACCTGGCGGTCTGCGCCGTCGACCTGCGCGGCGAGGTACGGGCGCGGGCCGTGCGACACGGCACGAACCGCGGCCGCTCCCCCGAGCCGGTCGTCGAGGAGCTGACCGACCTGCTGCACCAGGTCGTCACGGCCGCGGAACGCGAGGGGTTGTGGCCTGCCGGGCTTTCCGTCGCCGTCCCGGGCCTCGTGGCCCGGGACGCCCGTACGATCGTGCGCGCGCCGAACCTCGACTGGCAGGACGTCGACCTCGGCGCGCTGCTGCCCGGGGCGTACCCGTTGACCGTGGACAACGAGGCCAATTTCGGCGGCCTGGCCGAGCTCTGGCTCGGCACGGACACACCGAGGGACTTCCTGCACGTGTCGGCCGAGATCGGCATCGGCGCCGCACTCGTCGTGGACGGCGCCCTTCTGCGCGGCACCCGCGGTTTCGCGGGTGAGCTCGGCCATGTACCGGTGCACCCCGACGGGCCGGCATGCGTGTGCGGCGGGCGCGGATGTCTGGAGCAGTACGCCGGCGAGGAGGCGGTGCTGCGCGCTGCCGGGTTGGAACCGGGCGAGGACCGCGTAGGTCTCCTCGCCGGGCGGGCCGCGGACGGCGATCCTGACGTGCGGCGTGCTCTGCGGGAGGCCGGGACGTCGCTGGGAATCGCCCTGACCGGGGCCATCAACCTGCTGGACCCCGATGGCGTCGTGCTCGGCGGCGCCCTGGCCGGCCTCGCGCCCTGGCTTCTCCCGTCGCTCGAGTCCGAGCTCTCCCGGCGCACCGCGGGCCCTGCCCGCCCGGTGTCCGTCTCGCGGCTGGGCCCCGAAGGACCGCTGCTGGGGGCCGCGCACTCGGTGGTGCGGGCGGTGCTGGACGATCCGGCGGCGGTGGCGGAGCGGGCCTGAACGCTGAACGGACCGGGCCCTCACCGACTCCGGCCGACCTGTCTGCCGGTCACGTTCCCCGCCCGAAAGGCCTTGTGAACACCGGATACGCCGGGCACGCCGCACCTGCCGGACCGACCGTGCCTGCCGTGCCTGCCGTGCCTGCCGTCCTGCCCCCTCCTGCCGCTCCGGCCGCTCCCGCTGGGCATGCGGAACTCCTCGTTCGCGTGAGGGAGTTGTCCACAACCACCGGCGCGTCCACTGATTCCGTGCGCTGCCCGCACGGCTGCACGGCATCGGACACCATGGGTTCCGGGCGACGGGTCCGGATCGGACTGGACGGATCGCCTTCGGTGAGGGCCGTCCGGACGGTTGTCGGCCCGCGCACCGGGAGTGACGATGTCTCCAGCCGTATCGCCTTCCAGGAGGAAGAGTTGACCGATCCCTGGGTGGCCCTCGAACCGGGGGCCGACCCTGCCGAGCGGGTACGGATTCTGCGCCGGGCCCATGAGACGTTCACCGAGGCGGGCACCGTGCCGCTGCCGGTGCGGGCCGTCGTGGCCGATTCGTGGCGGCGTTCGGCGCGGGCCGGCGTCGGCCCCGACGGCACCGCGGACGTGGAACTGACCGACGGCGACCTCGGAACGTACCGGTCGGAACATCCGCTGGCGCGGGTGATGCCGCTGTTCCGCGAGCTGATGGGCACGTTCGCCGCGGACGGTGAGCATCTCCTGGCGGTGTGCGACGCGCACGGCAGGCTGCTGTGGGTCGAGGGTCACGCGGTGACACGGCGGCACGCGGGGCGGATGAACTTCGTGCCCGGGGCGCGGTGGTCGGAGAACGCGGTCGGGACGAACGCGCCGGGCACGGCGGTCGCCCTGGACCGGCCGGTGCAGGTGTTCGCGGCCGAGCACTTCAAACGACGGGTGCAGCCGTGGACGTGCGCGGCCGCCCCGGTGCACGACCCTCGAACGGGTCGGGTGCTGGGTGCCGTGGACATCACGGGCGGCAACAGGCTGGCGCATCCGCACAGCCTGGGTTTCGTCCAGGCCGTCGCCCGGGCCGCGGAGGCTCATCTGGCCCTGCTCGCCCCGGAGCGGCCCGGCACCGACACCGGGCGACTGAGCGTGCTGGGCCGGGACGAGGCGCGACTGGTCACCGGCGACCGGGAGTTGCGGCTGAGCCGACGGCACAGCGAGATCCTGCTGCTGCTCGCCCGGCACCCCGAAGGCCTGACCGGCGACGGGCTGCTGTGCGCGCTCTACGAGGACGAGTCGGTGACCCCGGTGACCCTGCGGGCCGAACTCGCCCGGCTGCGCGCCGTGCTCGGCCCCGGTCTGCTGGCCTCGCGCCCCTACCGGCTCACGGTCGCCTGTGAGTCGGACCTGGCCGTCGTCGAGAGACGGCTGGCGGCCGGCGCGGTGACGGCGGCGGTGACGGCGTACGCCGGACCGCCGCTGCCGGGGTCGCAGGCCCCGGCGGTGGTCCGGCTCAGACGCCGCCTCACCGAGGGTCTGCGCGCCGCTCTGATCACCTGCGGCGACCCCGATCTGCAGGCGGACTGGGCACACGCGCCGTGGGGCGAGGAGGACGTCGACGTGTGGCGGGCCCTTACGACGGCCCGTCCGACTGCGGCGACACGGGCGCGCCTCGCATCGCTGGACACGGAGCTGACGGCCCCACCGGGATGGCCGCGCCTCTAGGCCGTGTCCGCAGGCGTCCACCGACGGGCACGCGGGCCGTCGCCCCTCTGCGGTGCGGTGTGGGCTCGGCCTGCACGCCGCTGCCGCACGCAACGTGGTTGCAACGTCCGTGTCCCTAGCTTCGCGCGGAGAGCTGTCCAACGACGGGCAGCGCTGCTGAAGGAGGCAGAGCAGGATGACTCGTTACGCGGCGCCCGGCACCGAAGGCGCGATCGTCTCCTACGAGACGCGTTACGACCACTTCATCGGCGGCGAGTACGTCCCCCCGGCTCTCGGGCGGTACTTCGACAACCCGTCGCCGGTGAACGGGGAGAGCTTCACGGAGGTGGCACGCGGCACGGCGGAGGACGTGGAACGGGCGCTGGACGCGGCGCACGCCGCCGCGCCGGGCTGGGGGCGCACCTCGGCAACCGAGCGCTCCGACATCCTGCTGAAGATCGCCGACAGGATGGAGGCCTACCTGGAGCCCCTCGCCGTCGCGGAGAGCTGGGAGAACGGCAAGCCGGTCCGGGAGACACTCGCGGCGGACATCCCCCTGGCCATCGATCACTTCCGCTACTTCGCCGGTGCGATCCGCGCTCAGGAGGGCTCGCTCAGCGAGGTGGACGACGACACCGTGGCGTATCACTTCCACGAGCCGCTCGGCGTCGTCGCGCAGATCATCCCGTGGAACTTCCCCATCCTGATGGCCACATGGAAGCTCGCGCCCGCCCTCGCCGCGGGCAACGCGGTGGTCATCAAACCCGCCGAGCAGACCCCGGTGTCGCTGCACTACTGGATGAGTCTGGTCGCGGACCTGCTGCCGCCCGGCGTGGTCAACATCGTCAACGGGTTCGGACCGGAGGCGGGCAAACCGCTCGCGTCCAGCCCTCGGGTGGCGAAGGTCGCCTTCACGGGCGAGACGTCCACGGGCCGGCTGATCATGCAGTACGCGGCGGAGCACCTCAAGCCGGTCACCCTGGAACTCGGCGGCAAGTCGCCGAACATCTTCTTCGACGACGTCTGGGAGAAGGACGACGACCTCCGGGACAAGGCCCTCGAGGGGTTCACCATGTTCGCGCTGAACCAGGGCGAAGTCTGCACCTGCCCGTCGCGCGGCCTCATACAGCGCGGCAATTACGGCGACTTCCTCCAGGCGGCGGTCGCCCGCACCGAGCTCATCAAGCCCGGCCACCCGCTCGACACGGAAACGATGATCGGCGCGCAGGCCTCCGGTGATCAGCTGGCGAAGATCCTCTCCTATATCGACATCGGCCGGAACGAGGGCGCCAGAATCCTCACCGGCGGCGAACGCACAGAGTACGACGGGGAGTTGAAGGGCGGTTACTACGTCCAGCCGACGATCTTCGAGGGCGACAACCGGATGCGGATCTTCCAGGAGGAGATCTTCGGCCCGGTCCTCTCGGTTGCCTCGTTCGACGACTTCGACGACGCCATCAAGATCGCCAACGACACGTCGTACGGCCTCGGCGCCGGGGTGTGGACACGGGACATCAACACGGCGTACCGCGCGGGCCGGGCGATCCAGGCGGGGCGCGTGTGGACCAACTGCTACCACGCGTACCCCGCGCACGCCGCCTTCGGCGGCTACAAGCAGTCCGGGATCGGCCGGGAGACCCACAAGATGATGCTGGAGCACTACCAGCAGACGAAGAACCTCCTCGTGTCGTACTCGCCGAAGAAACTGGGCTTCTTCTAGACGTCAAAAAAGGGCGCCTGACCAGGCACTTCACCTGTCAGGCGCCCTTCCCAGCGTGCATCTAAGTCACGGGGTGAAGTGCAGAGTAACTCCCGATATGTCCCACTGCTGTCCCATCTCTGACCAGCTGTTCCGGGGCATTTCCGGGCCAAGGCCCGGCTCACGCGTCCTCTGCGCTGCCGTCCTGCCCCTCCCACCTTCGCATCGACTCCTCGATCAGGCTGTTGGCATGGTTCCGCGCCTCGGCCAGAAACTTGGCGTAGTAGCGGAAGAGAACCTGGATGCTTTGTCCGGCGCGGCGCGCACACTCTGCCGGGTCGACACCGGAGGCAAGCCAGAATGAGATTCCTGCGTGGCGCAGGTCGTAGGGGCGTTTCGCAAGCTCAAGGGCGTGTTCATCGAGAGTCAGTGCGGCCTCACGCGCACGTCCCCATGTGATGCCGTACGCGGAAGGATCGACGTAGTTTCCCGCTGCATTGCGGAACAGACGTCCATCGGGCGCGACACCGAAACTCTCTATGTGCTCGCGCAGCATGCGCACCAGCACAGGCGGGATGGGCACGGGCCTCGTCGCCTTGGCCGCCCGTCGCTTCAGTGAGTGGACCTCGTGAACGGCACCGTCATTCGTCCACTCCTTCCCCGCCATGACCACCCCGCCCTTCAGGTTGAGGAGCCCCCATCCGCTCGCTGGCAGTCGGCACTGAGACTTCTGCAAGTGAATAACCTCAGCAGGACGCATCGCGGCGTAGTACATACACCCGAAAAAGGCGTACAGGTGTGGGCCTCGACCGGGCAGCGCCCTGACCGCAGCAAGCAGGCGGCCCACCTGCGCCGGATTGGGCACGCAGTCCGGATCGACTTCGTCGGCAACTTCCGGCGCAGACCACCGCAAGCCGCTCAGCGGGTTCTGGGTGAAGTACCCACGTTCCACTGCGACTCCGAACACCTCGTTGACGGCAGCTTTCTTGCGCTTCACGGTCTTCGCTGCAGCGGCTGCCCCATCAACCTTGCGGCACAGAGCATCGAGTCCCCGGCGCAGAACATCGGGCTCCGCCAACTCGCCCACGGGCAGCGAATGGCGCTGCAGCCAATCCAGTGCTGCCTGCCACTCCTCGGGTGGATCCTCCCTCCAGGCTTTTTTGTTGAAAGCCCATGAATACAGTGCCCTCCGCAGTTCACGAGGTGCCCGGGACATGTGTTCTGGCTCGACGAAGGCTGGAGTGATGGTCGCGAGAGCATCGGCAAGCGTTCGACGTGTATTTCCCGGCGTACGGTCCCAACGCTGCTCAATGTACTCCTGCGCCAGGACATACCAGGTGGTGCGCTGCTTCAGTGCCCGGAGCTCGGAGGCCGGCAGGCCCGTCCTTGTGTCGAACGGCTCGCCGTCGCGCGCGGCAGTCACGAGTTTGGAACGTCGGCTCTCCGCAAG
It includes:
- the xylA gene encoding xylose isomerase, yielding MSYQPTPDDRFTFGLWTVGWQGRDPFGDATRRALDPVETVTRLADLGAYGVTFHDDDLIPFGSSDSEREEHIKRFRQALDTTGMTVPMATTNLFTHPVFKDGAFTANDRDVRRYALRKTIRNIDLAAELGAKIYVAWGGREGAESGAAKDVRVALDRMKEAFDLLGEYVTAQGYDLKFAIEPKPNEPRGDILLPTVGHALAFIERLERPELYGVNPEVGHEQMAGLNFPHGIAQALWAGKLFHIDLNGQSGIKYDQDLRFGAGDLRSAFWLVDLLESAGYAGPKHFDFKPPRTEDLDGVWASAAGCMRNYLILKERAAAFRGDPEVQEALRASRLDELAQATAADGLESLLADRTAFEDFDPEAAAARGMAFEQLDQLAMDHLLGARG
- the xylB gene encoding xylulokinase, which codes for MSAAEGPLVVGVDTSTQSTKVLVVDAATGAVVSSGQAPHTVSSGAGRESDPRQWWDALREALHQCGDAAREAAAVSIGGQQHGLVTLDELGEPVRPALLWNDVRSAPQARRLTEELGGAKFWAERTGSVPAASFTVTKWAWLAENEPEALRATRSVRLPHDYLTERLTGEGTTDRGDASGTGWWASGTEAYDEEILAHVGLDPALLPRVVRPGEVAGTVRDSHDLPFAKGTLVAAGTGDNAAAALGLGLRPGTPVLSLGTSGTVYAVAKRRPTDPTGTVAGFADAHGDWLPLACTLNCTLAVDRVAALLGLDREAVEPTAHLTLLPYLDGERTPNLPNASGVLHGLRHDTTAGELLQAAYDGAVHSLLGALDLVLDEDADRSAPLLLIGGGARGTAWQQTVRRLSGRPVQVPEAKELVALGAAAQAAGLLTGEDPAAVARRWNTARGPVLDAVERDEAALTRIAGVLSDASPLLERSAPAH
- a CDS encoding ROK family transcriptional regulator, with the protein product MTAPLHEARPAGPGRATPDTQQGMRRRNLARVMHAVRAEGSLSRAAVASRIGLTRAAVSTLVDELIRTGLLEELGPERPGRVGRPGSALAVSGRGPAGIGAEIGVDHLAVCAVDLRGEVRARAVRHGTNRGRSPEPVVEELTDLLHQVVTAAEREGLWPAGLSVAVPGLVARDARTIVRAPNLDWQDVDLGALLPGAYPLTVDNEANFGGLAELWLGTDTPRDFLHVSAEIGIGAALVVDGALLRGTRGFAGELGHVPVHPDGPACVCGGRGCLEQYAGEEAVLRAAGLEPGEDRVGLLAGRAADGDPDVRRALREAGTSLGIALTGAINLLDPDGVVLGGALAGLAPWLLPSLESELSRRTAGPARPVSVSRLGPEGPLLGAAHSVVRAVLDDPAAVAERA
- a CDS encoding GAF domain-containing protein encodes the protein MTDPWVALEPGADPAERVRILRRAHETFTEAGTVPLPVRAVVADSWRRSARAGVGPDGTADVELTDGDLGTYRSEHPLARVMPLFRELMGTFAADGEHLLAVCDAHGRLLWVEGHAVTRRHAGRMNFVPGARWSENAVGTNAPGTAVALDRPVQVFAAEHFKRRVQPWTCAAAPVHDPRTGRVLGAVDITGGNRLAHPHSLGFVQAVARAAEAHLALLAPERPGTDTGRLSVLGRDEARLVTGDRELRLSRRHSEILLLLARHPEGLTGDGLLCALYEDESVTPVTLRAELARLRAVLGPGLLASRPYRLTVACESDLAVVERRLAAGAVTAAVTAYAGPPLPGSQAPAVVRLRRRLTEGLRAALITCGDPDLQADWAHAPWGEEDVDVWRALTTARPTAATRARLASLDTELTAPPGWPRL
- the exaC gene encoding acetaldehyde dehydrogenase ExaC, producing MTRYAAPGTEGAIVSYETRYDHFIGGEYVPPALGRYFDNPSPVNGESFTEVARGTAEDVERALDAAHAAAPGWGRTSATERSDILLKIADRMEAYLEPLAVAESWENGKPVRETLAADIPLAIDHFRYFAGAIRAQEGSLSEVDDDTVAYHFHEPLGVVAQIIPWNFPILMATWKLAPALAAGNAVVIKPAEQTPVSLHYWMSLVADLLPPGVVNIVNGFGPEAGKPLASSPRVAKVAFTGETSTGRLIMQYAAEHLKPVTLELGGKSPNIFFDDVWEKDDDLRDKALEGFTMFALNQGEVCTCPSRGLIQRGNYGDFLQAAVARTELIKPGHPLDTETMIGAQASGDQLAKILSYIDIGRNEGARILTGGERTEYDGELKGGYYVQPTIFEGDNRMRIFQEEIFGPVLSVASFDDFDDAIKIANDTSYGLGAGVWTRDINTAYRAGRAIQAGRVWTNCYHAYPAHAAFGGYKQSGIGRETHKMMLEHYQQTKNLLVSYSPKKLGFF
- a CDS encoding tyrosine-type recombinase/integrase, with the protein product MAMSYRVRFWDTRERPDRRKGFEVRWTVNGREKSESFLTKGLAESRRSKLVTAARDGEPFDTRTGLPASELRALKQRTTWYVLAQEYIEQRWDRTPGNTRRTLADALATITPAFVEPEHMSRAPRELRRALYSWAFNKKAWREDPPEEWQAALDWLQRHSLPVGELAEPDVLRRGLDALCRKVDGAAAAAKTVKRKKAAVNEVFGVAVERGYFTQNPLSGLRWSAPEVADEVDPDCVPNPAQVGRLLAAVRALPGRGPHLYAFFGCMYYAAMRPAEVIHLQKSQCRLPASGWGLLNLKGGVVMAGKEWTNDGAVHEVHSLKRRAAKATRPVPIPPVLVRMLREHIESFGVAPDGRLFRNAAGNYVDPSAYGITWGRAREAALTLDEHALELAKRPYDLRHAGISFWLASGVDPAECARRAGQSIQVLFRYYAKFLAEARNHANSLIEESMRRWEGQDGSAEDA